Proteins encoded in a region of the Triticum dicoccoides isolate Atlit2015 ecotype Zavitan chromosome 3A, WEW_v2.0, whole genome shotgun sequence genome:
- the LOC119269514 gene encoding ABC transporter F family member 4-like yields the protein MSRKNASSSSSAAATSRKNAPSSSSAAGAAGKKEKPLSVSAMLASMDGTAPKSKPAKAAPKPKPSKAPASSYMGGIDLPPSDDEEDEADVAAVAAKPKPARATVDLNALAPSDKDSKKKEKREMMAAAVAEAAKREALRDDRDAFSVVIGARVPGSAAEGDAADGNIKDIVLDNFSVSARGKELLKGASLRISHGRRYGLVGPNGMGKSTLLKLLSWRQVPVPKNIDVLLVEQEIVGDDRSATEAVVAANEELTALRAEQAKLEASNDPDDNDKLAEVYEKLNLCDSDAARARASKILAGLGFDQAMQARSTKSFSGGWRMRISLARALFMQPTLLLLDEPTNHLDLRAVLWLEQYLCSQWKKTLIVVSHDRDFLNTVCNDIIHLHDKSLHVYRGNFDDFESGYEQKRKEMNKKFEVYEKQMKAARKTGSKAAQDKVKDQAMSKAHKEVAKGKGKGKNVANDDDNVKPADLPQKWHDYKVEFHFPEPTLLTPPLLQLIDVGFGYPNRPDFKLSDVDVGIDMGTRVAIVGPNGAGKSTILNLLAGDLNPSEGEARRSQKLRIGRYSQHFVDLLTMEENAVQYLLRLHPDQGGMSKAEAVRGKLGKFGLPGHNHLTPIVKLSGGQKARVVFTSISMSNPHILLLDEPTNHLDMQSIDALADALDEFTGGVVLVSHDSRLISRVCDDEEKSQIWVVEDGTVTKYDGSFEDYKDELMAEIKKEVEE from the coding sequence atgagtCGCAAAaacgcctcctcgtcctcctcagcCGCCGCCACGAGCCGCAAGAACGCCCCATCGTCCTCCTCGGCCGCGGGCGCCGCCGGCAAGAAGGAGAAACCCCTCTCCGTGTCGGCCATGCTAGCCTCGATGGACGGCACGGCGCCCAAATCCAAGCCCGCCAAGGCGGCGCCCAAGCCCAAGCCCTCCAAGGCGCCCGCGTCGTCGTACATGGGCGGCATCGACCTGCCCccgtcggacgacgaggaggacgaggccgacgtcgccgccgtcgccgccaagcCCAAGCCGGCTCGCGCCACCGTCGACCTCAACGCCCTCGCGCCCTCGGACAAGGActcgaagaagaaggagaagcgcgAGATGATGGCAGCCGCCGTCGCCGAGGCTGCCAAGCGGGAGGCGCTCCGCGACGACCGCGACGCCTTCTCCGTCGTCATCGGAGCGCGCGTCCCCGGATCCGCCGCTGAGGGCGATGCCGCCGATGGAAACATCAAGGACATCGTGCTCGACAACTTCTCTGTCTCTGCGCGAGGAAAGGAGCTACTCAAGGGCGCCTCCCTCCGGATCTCGCATGGTCGCCGCTATGGTCTAGTGGGGCCCAATGGCATGGGCAAGTCTACCCTCCTGAAGCTGCTCTCCTGGCGGCAGGTGCCTGTGCCCAAGAACATTGATGTCCTGCTTGTGGAGCAGGAGATTGTTGGTGATGACCGCTCGGCAACCGAGGCGGTGGTTGCAGCCAATGAGGAGCTCACGGCGCTCCGGGCTGAGCAGGCAAAGCTTGAGGCCTCTAACGACCCCGATGACAATGACAAGCTTGCCGAGGTATATGAGAAGCTAAATCTATGTGACTCTGATGCTGCACGCGCTCGTGCGTCCAAAATCCTCGCGGGGCTGGGGTTTGATCAGGCAATGCAGGCAAGGTCCACAAAGTCCTTCAGTGGTGGCTGGAGGATGCGCATCTCGCTTGCCCGTGCTCTCTTCATGCAGCCAACATTGCTGCTCCTTGATGAGCCTACCAACCATTTGGACCTCCGAGCTGTGCTTTGGTTGGAGCAGTACTTGTGCTCGCAGTGGAAGAAGACCCTTATTGTTGTCTCCCATGACCGGGACTTCTTGAACACAGTGTGCAATGATATCATTCATTTGCACGATAAGAGTTTGCATGTTTACCGTGGTAATTTTGATGACTTTGAGAGCGGGTATGAGCagaagaggaaggagatgaacaagaAGTTTGAGGTGTATGAAAAGCAAATGAAAGCAGCAAGGAAGACTGGGAGCAAGGCTGCACAAGATAAGGTTAAAGACCAAGCAATGTCAAAGGCCCATAAAGAAGTTgccaaggggaaggggaagggaaAGAATGTGGCAAATGATGATGATAACGTGAAGCCAGCAGATCTGCCACAAAAGTGGCATGACTACAAAGTTGAGTTCCACTTCCCAGAACCCACTTTGCTCACACCACCACTCCTTCAGCTCATTGATGTGGGTTTCGGCTACCCCAACCGTCCGGACTTCAAGTTATCAGATGTTGATGTTGGCATTGACATGGGAACACGTGTTGCCATTGTTGGGCCCAATGGAGCAGGAAAGTCTACTATTCTAAATTTACTTGCTGGTGATCTTAACCCATCCGAAGGAGAGGCAAGAAGGAGCCAGAAGCTGAGGATTGGACGATACTCGCAGCATTTTGTTGACTTGTTGACGATGGAGGAAAATGCAGTTCAGTATTTGCTCAGGCTCCACCCAGACCAGGGAGGAATGAGCAAAGCAGAGGCTGTCCGTGGCAAGCTTGGAAAATTTGGCTTGCCAGGTCACAACCATCTTACTCCCATTGTTAAATTATCTGGTGGTCAGAAGGCCCGTGTTGTGTTCACTTCGATATCAATGTCGAATCCTCACATTCTTCTACTGGATGAGCCTACAAATCACTTGGATATGCAAAGTATTGATGCTTTGGCAGACGCTCTGGATGAATTCACTGGAGGTGTGGTCTTGGTTAGCCACGACTCGCGGTTGATATCTCGAGTTTGTGACGATGAGGAGAAGAGCCAGATATGGGTTGTGGAGGATGGCACGGTGACTAAATATGATGGctcgtttgaggattacaaggatgaACTAATGGCAGAGATAAAGAAGGAAGTTGAAGAGTAA
- the LOC119269515 gene encoding P-loop NTPase domain-containing protein LPA1-like isoform X2 → MAVWRIFFSSSSISISCKISKKVFSVMRSEFLDASRSDRAVKEENAPSLGIGEDANMLSTEIPDASSSSMPFELYKTQTTILISREKFLNIVCDALSSYKYVGPNQKADLLLACRIKEKKESVTVLLCGTSGCGKSTLSSLLGSRLGITTVVSTDSIRHMMRSFADEKQNPLLYASTYHAGEYLDPVAVAKSKAKKLATVSHTNGGKDGTSDVKSHHGSSDLPPRTELIGNKQMAIEGFKAQSEMVIDSLDRLITSWEEQKRSVIVEGVHLSLNFVMGLMKKHPSIIPFMVYIANEEKHMERFAVRAKYMTLDPAKNRYIKYIRNIRAIQEYLCNRADKHLVPKINNTNVDQSVAAIHATVFSCLRRREVGEQLYDLNTNTVSVVDEEYRNQRASNSLGSKGMFQFIQRKGSSRNLMALLNPDGSVTKAWHVDSCDGNANGSRSSDKSVGKVNPSHIGKVESVNLQFGSFGISAWLSDTGGTSHTGSVDDLRADGIETGGRYFSSCCSSPKTSDCASKEHMEDYSVYGSEEEADNPPDAETDEDLTDEERDVHEIEAGSVDEHSTKSDEEYDDLAMQDVMENGNCSDDDDEQAVRFSKRSSPPLDESILGAADGDDAVVEGRYHHNLDLFTISKDMAVTRMPCA, encoded by the exons ATGGCAGTTTGGCGTATCTTCTTTTCCTCGTCGTCCATTTCGATAAGCTGCAAA ATTAGCAAGAAAGTATTCAGTGTGATGAGGAGTGAATTCTTGGATGCATCGAGGTCGGATAGGGCTGTCAAAGAAGAAAATGCTCCTAGCCTGGGCATTGGGGAAGATGCTAATATGCTTAGCACAGAAATTCCAGATGCAAGTAGCAGCAGCATGCCCTTCGAATTGTACAAGACACAGACAACAATTCTTATTTCAAGAGAAAAGTTTCTGAATATTGTGTGTGATGCACTCTCTTCTTACAAGTATGTTGGACCAAACCAGAAGGCTGACTTGCTTCTTGCTTGCAG AATTAAGGAGAAAAAGGAATCAGTGACAGTACTCTTGTGTGGGACAAGCGGGTGTGGCAAGTCCACTCTATCATCTTTGTTG GGTAGTAGATTGGGCATTACGACAGTAGTTTCTACTGATTCCATACGCCATATGATGAGAAGCTTTGCGGATGAAAAGCAAAATCCTCTTCTCTATGCATCAACCTACCATGCAGGCGAATACTTGGACCCTGTTGCAGTTGCTAAGTCAAAGGCAAAGAAGCTAGCAACGGTTTCTCATACCAATGGAGGCAAAGATGGCACTTCAGATGTTAAATCTCATCATGGCTCCTCAGATTTACCTCCTAGAACCGAGTTGATTGGCAACAAACAAATGGCAATAGAAGGGTTCAAGGCGCAAAGCGAGATGGTCATTGACAGCCTGGACAGATTAATTACATCATGGGAGGAGCAGAAGCGATCTGTTATTGTTGAAGGAGTTCATTTGAGCCTCAATTTTGTG ATGGGGCTAATGAAGAAACATCCTTCCATAATACCATTTATGGTATACATTGCAAATGAGGAGAAGCACATGGAGCGATTTGCTGTACGTGCAAAGTACATGACATTGGACCCGGCAAAGAACAGATATATCAAGTACATCCGGAATATCAGGGCTATCCAGGAATACCTTTGCAACCGAGCGGACAAGCATCTGGTGCCTAAGATTAACAATACTAATGTTGACCAGAGCGTGGCAGCCATACATGCCACGGTTTTCAGCTGTCTTCGTCGACGAGAAGTTGGGGAGCAGTTGTATGATCTCAACACAAACACTGTTTCTGTGGTGGATGAGGAATACAGGAACCAGCGTGCATCTAACTCCTTGGGTTCCAAGGGCATGTTCCAGTTCATTCAAAGGAAGGGGTCTTCTAGGAATCTGATGGCTCTCCTTAACCCTGATGGTTCAGTCACCAAGGCTTGGCATGTAGATTCATGTGACGGCAATGCCAATGGCAGTAGAAGCAGTGATAAATCAGTAGGAAAGGTTAACCCATCACACATTGGGAAGGTAGAGTCAGTTAATCTCCAATTTGGTTCCTTCGGGATTAGTGCGTGGCTGAGTGATACAGGTGGCACCAGCCATACTGGGAGTGTAGATGACCTGAGGGCTGATGGCATTGAGACAGGCGGTAGATACTTCTCCTCATGCTGCAGCTCGCCAAAGACATCAGATTGCGCATCCAAAGAG CATATGGAGGATTATTCAGTCTATGGTAGTGAAGAAGAAGCTGACAACCCACCTGATGCTGAAACTGATGAGGATCTAACTGATGAAGAAAGAGATGTTCACGAG ATTGAAGCGGGCTCGGTCGACGAGCATTCCACCAAGTCTGACGAGGAATACGACGACCTAGCCATGCAGGACGTCATGGAGAACGGTAACTGCTCCGACGATGACGACGAGCAAGCTGTGCGGTTCAGCAAGAGGAGCTCGCCGCCTCTGGATGAGAGCATCCTCGGAGCAGCTGACGGTGATGATGCCGTGGTGGAGGGAAGGTACCACCACAACCTGGACCTCTTCACGATATCCAAGGACATGGCTGTCACGCGGATGCCGTGCGCGTGA
- the LOC119269515 gene encoding P-loop NTPase domain-containing protein LPA1-like isoform X1 has product MAEAAPPKLLYIAVADGGGRRAFRYTRPVLQSTLQLMGCKARHAFKISKKVFSVMRSEFLDASRSDRAVKEENAPSLGIGEDANMLSTEIPDASSSSMPFELYKTQTTILISREKFLNIVCDALSSYKYVGPNQKADLLLACRIKEKKESVTVLLCGTSGCGKSTLSSLLGSRLGITTVVSTDSIRHMMRSFADEKQNPLLYASTYHAGEYLDPVAVAKSKAKKLATVSHTNGGKDGTSDVKSHHGSSDLPPRTELIGNKQMAIEGFKAQSEMVIDSLDRLITSWEEQKRSVIVEGVHLSLNFVMGLMKKHPSIIPFMVYIANEEKHMERFAVRAKYMTLDPAKNRYIKYIRNIRAIQEYLCNRADKHLVPKINNTNVDQSVAAIHATVFSCLRRREVGEQLYDLNTNTVSVVDEEYRNQRASNSLGSKGMFQFIQRKGSSRNLMALLNPDGSVTKAWHVDSCDGNANGSRSSDKSVGKVNPSHIGKVESVNLQFGSFGISAWLSDTGGTSHTGSVDDLRADGIETGGRYFSSCCSSPKTSDCASKEHMEDYSVYGSEEEADNPPDAETDEDLTDEERDVHEIEAGSVDEHSTKSDEEYDDLAMQDVMENGNCSDDDDEQAVRFSKRSSPPLDESILGAADGDDAVVEGRYHHNLDLFTISKDMAVTRMPCA; this is encoded by the exons atggcggaggcggcgcCGCCGAAGCTGCTCTACATTgccgtcgccgacggcggcggccggcgggcgtTCCGGTACACGCGCCCCGTCCTGCAGAGCACCCTCCAGCTCATGGGTTGCAAGGCTCGCCACGCCTTCAAG ATTAGCAAGAAAGTATTCAGTGTGATGAGGAGTGAATTCTTGGATGCATCGAGGTCGGATAGGGCTGTCAAAGAAGAAAATGCTCCTAGCCTGGGCATTGGGGAAGATGCTAATATGCTTAGCACAGAAATTCCAGATGCAAGTAGCAGCAGCATGCCCTTCGAATTGTACAAGACACAGACAACAATTCTTATTTCAAGAGAAAAGTTTCTGAATATTGTGTGTGATGCACTCTCTTCTTACAAGTATGTTGGACCAAACCAGAAGGCTGACTTGCTTCTTGCTTGCAG AATTAAGGAGAAAAAGGAATCAGTGACAGTACTCTTGTGTGGGACAAGCGGGTGTGGCAAGTCCACTCTATCATCTTTGTTG GGTAGTAGATTGGGCATTACGACAGTAGTTTCTACTGATTCCATACGCCATATGATGAGAAGCTTTGCGGATGAAAAGCAAAATCCTCTTCTCTATGCATCAACCTACCATGCAGGCGAATACTTGGACCCTGTTGCAGTTGCTAAGTCAAAGGCAAAGAAGCTAGCAACGGTTTCTCATACCAATGGAGGCAAAGATGGCACTTCAGATGTTAAATCTCATCATGGCTCCTCAGATTTACCTCCTAGAACCGAGTTGATTGGCAACAAACAAATGGCAATAGAAGGGTTCAAGGCGCAAAGCGAGATGGTCATTGACAGCCTGGACAGATTAATTACATCATGGGAGGAGCAGAAGCGATCTGTTATTGTTGAAGGAGTTCATTTGAGCCTCAATTTTGTG ATGGGGCTAATGAAGAAACATCCTTCCATAATACCATTTATGGTATACATTGCAAATGAGGAGAAGCACATGGAGCGATTTGCTGTACGTGCAAAGTACATGACATTGGACCCGGCAAAGAACAGATATATCAAGTACATCCGGAATATCAGGGCTATCCAGGAATACCTTTGCAACCGAGCGGACAAGCATCTGGTGCCTAAGATTAACAATACTAATGTTGACCAGAGCGTGGCAGCCATACATGCCACGGTTTTCAGCTGTCTTCGTCGACGAGAAGTTGGGGAGCAGTTGTATGATCTCAACACAAACACTGTTTCTGTGGTGGATGAGGAATACAGGAACCAGCGTGCATCTAACTCCTTGGGTTCCAAGGGCATGTTCCAGTTCATTCAAAGGAAGGGGTCTTCTAGGAATCTGATGGCTCTCCTTAACCCTGATGGTTCAGTCACCAAGGCTTGGCATGTAGATTCATGTGACGGCAATGCCAATGGCAGTAGAAGCAGTGATAAATCAGTAGGAAAGGTTAACCCATCACACATTGGGAAGGTAGAGTCAGTTAATCTCCAATTTGGTTCCTTCGGGATTAGTGCGTGGCTGAGTGATACAGGTGGCACCAGCCATACTGGGAGTGTAGATGACCTGAGGGCTGATGGCATTGAGACAGGCGGTAGATACTTCTCCTCATGCTGCAGCTCGCCAAAGACATCAGATTGCGCATCCAAAGAG CATATGGAGGATTATTCAGTCTATGGTAGTGAAGAAGAAGCTGACAACCCACCTGATGCTGAAACTGATGAGGATCTAACTGATGAAGAAAGAGATGTTCACGAG ATTGAAGCGGGCTCGGTCGACGAGCATTCCACCAAGTCTGACGAGGAATACGACGACCTAGCCATGCAGGACGTCATGGAGAACGGTAACTGCTCCGACGATGACGACGAGCAAGCTGTGCGGTTCAGCAAGAGGAGCTCGCCGCCTCTGGATGAGAGCATCCTCGGAGCAGCTGACGGTGATGATGCCGTGGTGGAGGGAAGGTACCACCACAACCTGGACCTCTTCACGATATCCAAGGACATGGCTGTCACGCGGATGCCGTGCGCGTGA